In the Rhinoderma darwinii isolate aRhiDar2 chromosome 13, aRhiDar2.hap1, whole genome shotgun sequence genome, one interval contains:
- the SS18L1 gene encoding calcium-responsive transactivator isoform X2, which translates to MSVAFASARPRGKGEVTQQTIQKMLDENHHLIQCIMDYQSKGKTAECTQYQQILHRNLVYLATIADSNQNMQSLLPAPPTQSMNLGPGGMSQTVPSQSLHSQGNLSDALGASLPPSSLMQSQISNGPNHVAMQQSGQTTMPTTSMSMAVSSHGTAPGYSHTVPSSQNVPMQSQSSIGNYVSRANMNMPTNPVSMIHQQAASTHYTTAQGGGPHYQGQSSISIMSQSNQGSGMMGQRPLGPYRSSQQGTAQQYLGQEEYYNEQYAHSQGSSESMSQQYYTDGHGDYTYQQSSYGEQSYDRTFDDSSQHYYEGGNAQYSQQQSGYQQGTGQQQAYSQQQQYSNQQNYAGQQQQGYVPAQGSTTQYTTYQQGQTQPYSSYRAPQTASSAQQQRPYGYEQGQYGNYQQ; encoded by the exons ATGTCTGTGGCCTTTGCTTCAGCCAGACCCAGAGGAAAAGGAGAGGTCACCCAGCAAACTATACAGAAG atgTTGGATGAAAACCACCACCTGATCCAGTGTATAATGGATTATCAGAGCAAGGGGAAGACCGCAGAGTGCACACA ATATCAGCAGATCCTGCACAGAAATCTGGTATATCTGGCAACTATAGCTGATTCCAACCAGAATATGCAGTCGCTGCTCCCTGCG CCACCAACACAGAGCATGAATCTGGGCCCAGGAGGGATGAGCCAAACAGTCCCCAGCCAGAGTCTTCACTCCCAGGGCAATCTGAGTGACGCGCTGGGTGCCAGCCTGCCACCCTCCTCCCTCATGCAGAGCCAGATCAGTAACG GCCCCAACCATGTGGCCATGCAACAGTCTGGTCAAACCACTATGCCTACCACTAGTATGAGCATGGCAGTCAGCTCTCATGGCACAGCCCCTGGGTATAGTCATACTGTGCCCAGCTCACAGAATGTACCAATGCAGAGTCAGAGCAGCATAGGCAACTATGTGTCAAGGGCTAATATGAACATGCCTACAAACCCAG TGTCTATGATACATCAGCAAGCTGCCAGCACTCATTACACCACGGCACAAGGAGGAGGTCCACATTACCAAGGGCAGTCTTCAATCTCCATCATGAGCCAGAGTAACCAAGGAAGTGGCATGATGGGTCAGAGGCCCCTGGGACCATACAGATCATCTCAACAAG GTACTGCTCAGCAATATCTGGGTCAGGAGGAGTACTACAACGAGCAGTACGCACACAGTCAGGGTTCCTCTGAATCTATGAGCCAGCAATACTACACAGATG GACATGGCGACTACACGTACCAACAATCCTCGTATGGTGAACAGAGCTATGACAGGACGTTCGATGACTCCTCACAGCACTACTATGAAGGAG GAAACGCCCAGTACAGCCAGCAGCAAAGCGGATATCAGCAGGGGACCGGTCAACAACAGGCATACTCCCAGCAACAGCAGTACTCCAATCAACAGAACTATGCGGGACAGCAACAGCAGGGATATG TCCCAGCACAGGGCTCTACTACACAATATACGACTTACCAGCAAGGCCAGACCCAACCCTACTCCAGCTACCGGGCACCACAGACCGCGTCATCTGCCCAACAACAGAGGCCCTATGGCTACGAGCAG GGTCAGTATGGAAATTACCAGCAATAA
- the SS18L1 gene encoding calcium-responsive transactivator isoform X1, which translates to MSVAFASARPRGKGEVTQQTIQKMLDENHHLIQCIMDYQSKGKTAECTQYQQILHRNLVYLATIADSNQNMQSLLPAPPTQSMNLGPGGMSQTVPSQSLHSQGNLSDALGASLPPSSLMQSQISNGPNHVAMQQSGQTTMPTTSMSMAVSSHGTAPGYSHTVPSSQNVPMQSQSSIGNYVSRANMNMPTNPVSMIHQQAASTHYTTAQGGGPHYQGQSSISIMSQSNQGSGMMGQRPLGPYRSSQQGTAQQYLGQEEYYNEQYAHSQGSSESMSQQYYTDGHGDYTYQQSSYGEQSYDRTFDDSSQHYYEGAGNAQYSQQQSGYQQGTGQQQAYSQQQQYSNQQNYAGQQQQGYVPAQGSTTQYTTYQQGQTQPYSSYRAPQTASSAQQQRPYGYEQGQYGNYQQ; encoded by the exons ATGTCTGTGGCCTTTGCTTCAGCCAGACCCAGAGGAAAAGGAGAGGTCACCCAGCAAACTATACAGAAG atgTTGGATGAAAACCACCACCTGATCCAGTGTATAATGGATTATCAGAGCAAGGGGAAGACCGCAGAGTGCACACA ATATCAGCAGATCCTGCACAGAAATCTGGTATATCTGGCAACTATAGCTGATTCCAACCAGAATATGCAGTCGCTGCTCCCTGCG CCACCAACACAGAGCATGAATCTGGGCCCAGGAGGGATGAGCCAAACAGTCCCCAGCCAGAGTCTTCACTCCCAGGGCAATCTGAGTGACGCGCTGGGTGCCAGCCTGCCACCCTCCTCCCTCATGCAGAGCCAGATCAGTAACG GCCCCAACCATGTGGCCATGCAACAGTCTGGTCAAACCACTATGCCTACCACTAGTATGAGCATGGCAGTCAGCTCTCATGGCACAGCCCCTGGGTATAGTCATACTGTGCCCAGCTCACAGAATGTACCAATGCAGAGTCAGAGCAGCATAGGCAACTATGTGTCAAGGGCTAATATGAACATGCCTACAAACCCAG TGTCTATGATACATCAGCAAGCTGCCAGCACTCATTACACCACGGCACAAGGAGGAGGTCCACATTACCAAGGGCAGTCTTCAATCTCCATCATGAGCCAGAGTAACCAAGGAAGTGGCATGATGGGTCAGAGGCCCCTGGGACCATACAGATCATCTCAACAAG GTACTGCTCAGCAATATCTGGGTCAGGAGGAGTACTACAACGAGCAGTACGCACACAGTCAGGGTTCCTCTGAATCTATGAGCCAGCAATACTACACAGATG GACATGGCGACTACACGTACCAACAATCCTCGTATGGTGAACAGAGCTATGACAGGACGTTCGATGACTCCTCACAGCACTACTATGAAGGAG CAGGAAACGCCCAGTACAGCCAGCAGCAAAGCGGATATCAGCAGGGGACCGGTCAACAACAGGCATACTCCCAGCAACAGCAGTACTCCAATCAACAGAACTATGCGGGACAGCAACAGCAGGGATATG TCCCAGCACAGGGCTCTACTACACAATATACGACTTACCAGCAAGGCCAGACCCAACCCTACTCCAGCTACCGGGCACCACAGACCGCGTCATCTGCCCAACAACAGAGGCCCTATGGCTACGAGCAG GGTCAGTATGGAAATTACCAGCAATAA
- the PSMA7 gene encoding proteasome subunit alpha type-7, with protein MSYDRAITVFSPDGHLFQVEYAQEAVKKGSTAVGVRGKEIVVLGVEKKSVAKLQDERTVRKICALDENVFMAFAGLTADARIVINRARVECQSHRLTVEDPVTVEYITRYIASLKQRYTQSNGRRPFGISALIVGFDFDGTPRLYQTDPSGTYHAWKANAIGRGAKSVREFLEKHYTDEAIETDDLTIKLVIKALLEVVQSGGKNIELAVMRRDQPLKILSPEEIERYVAEIEKEKEENEKKKPKKTT; from the exons ATGAGCTACGACCGGGCTATTACAGTTTTCTCCCCGGACGGGCACCTCTTCCAGGTGGAATATGCCCAGGAGGCCGTAAAGAAAGGATCAACCGCG GTTGGAGTACGAGGGAAGGAGATCGTGGTCCTTGGCGTGGAAAAGAAATCCGTAGCCAAACTTCAGGATGAGAGGACGGTGCGGAAAATCTGCGCTCTGGATGAAAACGTCTTCATGGCTTTTGCTG GGCTCACGGCTGATGCTCGGATTGTAATAAATCGCGCCCGTGTGGAGTGTCAGAGCCACAGACTGACAGTAGAGGACCCGGTGACGGTGGAGTACATCACACGATACATTGCCAGCCTGAAGCAG CGTTATACCCAGAGCAATGGACGCCGACCTTTTGGGATATCTGCCCTGATTGTAGGATTCGACTTTGATGGAACTCCTCGTCTCTACCAGACAGATCCTTCAGGCACTTACCACGCTTGGAAA GCCAATGCCATCGGCAGAGGCGCCAAGTCTGTCCGTGAGTTCCTGGAGAAGCATTACACGGATGAAGCCATTGAGACAGATGATCTGACCATCAAACTGGTCATTAAGGCTCTGCTTGAA gttgttCAGTCTGGAGGTAAAAATATAGAACTGGCCGTCATGAGGAGAGACCAACCACTAAAG ATCCTGAGCCCTGAGGAGATTGAGAGGTACGTTGCAGAGATTGAAAAGGAGAAGGAAGAGAACGAGAAGAAGAAACCGAAGAAGACAACATAA